A single window of Aspergillus flavus chromosome 4, complete sequence DNA harbors:
- a CDS encoding putative homogentisate 1,2-dioxygenase, protein MGSVGKFSDSQEYQKIFHWAETQKDGEIPSFATRRNDPYEYQAGFGNTFISEAVPGTIPHGQNSPRNVRFGLYAEQVTATAFVAPRHANKKAWLYRARPAVAHQGFKNLPDNPDTEATFLPLNPRVHVSPTQLAWHPFDIPSNEPVDFVAGLKTVAGSGDPTLREGLATHVYTANTSMTQKAFVNSDGEMLIVPQQGALDIQTEFGPLFVQPGEIVVIPRGIRFRVELPDGPSRGYILEVWGSCYELPELGPLGANGLANARDFLTPIAKYEIRQEAWEVVYKLGGKFFASTQNHSPFDVVAWHGNYVPYKYDMTKFVNVGSISVDHIDPSIFCVLTAKSRDPTAPLADFLIFSPRWDVASNTYRPPYYHRNAASELMGLIYGDYGGRSDAFKPGSVSFECGMVPHGVAYEEFKAASEAPPPVMRISEASIAIMFESSRAFTITDYAWNSEKRHEHEPAMWDNLVDNFSKHKDEVEALLAKKAAGLRV, encoded by the exons ATGGGCTCAGTAGGCAAATTCTCGGACTCTCAGGAGTACCAGAAGATCTTCCACTGGGCGGAAACACAGAAGGACGGTGAAATCCCCTCCTTTGCCACACGCCGGAATGACCCTTATGAG TATCAAGCTGGATTTGGTAACAC ATTTATCTCCGAGGCTGTGCCCGGAACTATTCCCCACGGACAGAATAGCCCTCGTAATGTGCGCTTTGGGCTGTACGCAGAGCAAGTAACAGCCACTGCTTTTGTGGCCCCGAGACATGCGAACAAGAAGGCGTGGCTCTACCGTGCTCGTCCGGCGGTTGCTCATCAGGGATTC AAAAACCTTCCAGACAACCCCGACACAGAGGCCACTTTCTTGCCCCTGAACCCGCGGGTTCACGTCTCCCCAACCCAGCTGGCATGGCATCCATTCGACATCCCCTCCAACGAACCGGTAGACTTCGTCGCTGGTCTGAAGACCGTCGCTGGATCTGGAGACCCGACTCTCCGTGAGGGACTTGCAACTCACGTCTACACTGCAAACACAAGCATGACCCAGAAAGCCTTTGTCAACTCCGACGGTGAGATGCTCATCGTCCCCCAACAGGGAGCATTGGACATCCAGACCGAATTCGGTCCACTTTTCGTCCAACCAGGTGAAATCGTCGTTATTCCCCGCGGCATCCGCTTCCGTGTCGAGCTTCCCGATGGTCCTTCTCGCGGTTACATCCTCGAAGTCTGGGGCTCTTGCTATGAACTCCCCGAACTAGGCCCGCTGGGCGCCAACGGTCTAGCCAACGCGCGTGACTTCTTAACCCCGATAGCCAAGTATGAAATTCGCCAGGAGGCGTGGGAAGTCGTATACAAGCTGGGAGGCAAGTTCTTTGCCAGCACGCAGAACCACAGTCCATTTGACGTTGTGGCCTGGCACGGTAACTAT GTTCCCTACAAATACGACATGACGAAATTCGTCAACGTCGGCTCTATCTCAGTCGACCACATTGATCCCTCCATCTTCTGCGTTCTGACCGCTAAATCCCGGGACCCGACTGCCCCTCTCGCCgacttcctcatcttctccccCAGATGGGACGTCGCATCCA ACACCTACCGTCCACCATACTACCACCGCAACGCCGCCTCAGAGCTAATGGGTCTCATCTACGGCGACTACGGCGGCCGCTCCGACGCCTTCAAACCCGGCAGTGTCTCCTTCGAATGTGGCA TGGTCCCCCACGGCGTCGCCTACGAAGAATTCAAAGCCGCAAGCGAAGCCCCACCGCCAGTCATGCGCATCTCGGAGGCATCCATCGCAATCATGTTCGAGTCTTCCCGCgccttcaccatcaccgacTACGCCTGGAACAGCGAGAAGCGGCACGAGCATGAGCCTGCCATGTGGGATAACCTGGTGGACAACTTCTCGAAGCACAAGGATGAGGTGGAGGCGCTtttggcgaagaaggcgGCGGGTTTGAGGGTTTGA
- a CDS encoding efflux pump antibiotic resistance protein, whose translation MKLSAALPHILSAARDERIKRPEHVIPMIKGENNMAPSSNSQWDDTERANEETPLLKDLKDHQSHILPRRRLLVVFPALALIHFTSFLDQTALSTSLPAIAAGLNTGSSISWVSASFLTTSTSIQLINGRLSDIFGRKTCLLGALTIMVLGNLLSGWSQTPAQLYATRAFSGLGAGAINALVQIAISDITTLEQRGYYFGILGVAVALGNGLGPVVGGVLTEKTSWRWAFWFVCPLAAAAATYFGLVFPPSDMADNVCTKLQRVDWFGVFTSMMAIVLILIPVSARSGALRSLPDRRVALGQTAAFAQYAVHSLRLFKYNYSTNILLAVNILIGWVFWGNLFYIPLYFQNVRGWSPGTAGSLILPMVIAHGITSGLTGLIISWTGRYKVVISIGVGMWMIAAAAKSFYTQQTPLWILELGGIFEGIGVGCSFQPVMVGLLAGSDKSDRAVVTGFRNFIRDMGGSVGVTAVSGAILNNVLHNDLKGRFSEELISKITSFAFALYDFNLTDEDQKLISNAYMHGLRTVFTVFAVLMLLFFVLSLCIKDYGLAGRTRIESEEQAEGETRERYTDE comes from the exons ATGAAGCTATCGGCTGCTCTGCCTCACATTTTGTCAGCCGCAAGGGATGAAAGGATCAAAAGACCCGAGCACGTAATTCCAATGATAAAGGGAGAAAATA ATATGGCGCCTTCGTCCAATTCTCAATGGGACGACACCGAGAGAGCGAATGAAGAAACCCCACTGCTCAAGGATCTCAAAGATCACCAATCTCACATTCTCCCGCGGAGACGACTCCTTGTTGTATTTCCTGCCTTGGCTCTGATTCATTTTACCTCGTTTCTGGATCAGACAGCCTTATCAACTTCATTACCCGCCATCGCTGCGGGACTCAACACCGgctcctccatctcatgGGTCAGTGCCAGTTTCCTCACGACGAGTACCAGCATCCAGCTGATCAACGGTCGGCTGTCGGACATCTTCGGTCGCAAAACATGTCTTCTAGGCGCGTTGACAATAATGGTGCTGGGCAACCTGCTGTCCGGATGGTCCCAGACCCCCGCACAATTGTATGCAACTAGAGCGTTTAGTGGCCTCGGTGCCGGAGCCATTAATGCGCTGGTGCAAATCGCTATTTCCGACATCACTACCTTGGAGCAACGCGGATACTATTTTGGAATTCTGGGAGTTGCAGTGGCTCTGGGGAATGGACTTGGTCCGGTTGTGGGCGGCGTACTCACGGAAAAGACCTCCTGGCGATGGGCATTTTGGTTCGTGTGTCCGTtggcagcggcggcagccACATATTTCGGCCTCGTATTCCCACCGTCCGACATGGCCGACAATGTCTGCACGAAGTTGCAGAGGGTGGATTGGTTCGGAGTTTTCACGAGCATGATGGCTATTGTGTTGATCCTG ATCCCCGTTTC CGCTCGGAGCGGCGCTCTTCGGTCTCTTCCTGATCGGAGAGTGGCGTTGGGTCAAACTGCCGCTTTTGCCCAGTATGCCGTCCATTCAC TGCGCTTATTCAAATATAATTACTCCACGAACATCCTTCTCGCCGTTAACATCCTGATCGGCTGGGTATTCTGGGGAAACCTCTTCTATATCCCGCTGTACTTCCAGAATGTCCGCGGCTGGAGCCCGGGAACAGCTGGTTCCCTGATCTTGCCGATGGTGATTGCGCACGGCATAACCTCAGGTCTGACCGGGCTCATAATCTCTTGGACCGGCAGGTATAAGGTAGTCATCAGCATTGGCGTTGGCATGTGGATGATCGCAGCAGCGGCCAAGTCCTTCTATACACAGCAGACTCCACTGTGGATTCTGGAACTAGGAGGGATCTTTGAAGGTATTGGGGTGGGATGTTCCTTTCAGCCTG TAATGGTCGGCCTACTCGCAGGATCCGATAAAAGCGACCGTGCCGTAGTCACAGGCTTTCGCAACTTCATCCGCGACATGGGCGGATCGGTCGGCGTAACAG CAGTGTCCGGAGCGATCCTGAACAATGTCCTCCACAATGATCTCAAAGGACGGTTCAGCGAGGAACTCATTTCCAAGATCACGTCTTTTGCCTTCGCTTTGTACGACTTCAACCTCACTGACGAGGACCAGAAGCTGATCTCCAATGCATATATGCACGGCTTACGAACTGTCTTTACTGTATTCGCAGTTTTGATGCTGCTGTTTTTCGTGCTGTCGTTGTGCATAAAGGATTATGGACTAGCTGGTAGGACACGTATCGAGAGCGAGGAACAAGCCGAAGGGGAGACCCGGGAGAGATACACTGATGAGTAG
- a CDS encoding vacuolar protein sorting-associated protein 62 — MASLRLPANLKHLLLNPPSSTQNGELVVTFTSSFNAIWNDAGSGTTRDGGFWHPITQGTLRPLGSMAVGNFKELNGQRAALLIGAKSTSSSNPPVKAPTSYTQLWADKGSGAKLNGSFWRPIAASGYIAMGDVVQSGYTTPSTSKVWCLRSDLVADGQYADESV; from the exons ATGGC TTCACTCCGATTGCCTGCAAATCTCAAGCATCTTCTATTGAATCCACCCTCTTCAACCCAAAATGGCGAACTGGTCGTCACTTTTACTTCAAGCTTTAATGCTATCTGGAACGACGCTGGTAGTGGTACCACTAGGGACGGAGGTTTCTGGCACCCGATTACCCAAGGCACCCTTCGGCCTCTGGGTAGTATGGCTGTCGGGAACTTCAAGGAATTGAACGGTCAGCGAGCGGCGCTCTTGATTGGAGCAAAGTCTACCAGCAGCTCAAATCCTCCTGTTAAAGCGCCTACCAGCTATACTCAGCTTTGGGCGGACAAGGGCAGTGGAGCCAAGCTCAATGGTTCCTTCTGGCGACCCATAGCCGCGTCTGGCTATATAGCTATGGGGGATGTGGTCCAATCAGGCTACACGACGCCCTCGACCAGCAAGGTGTGGTGTCTTCGGTCCGACCTTGTTGCTGACGGCCAGTACGCGGATGAGAGTGTCTAA